The Syngnathoides biaculeatus isolate LvHL_M chromosome 16, ASM1980259v1, whole genome shotgun sequence DNA segment ATGCAGAAAAGCTGCCTGCCATGCTTGTGGGTTTCTTGGTTTTGTTGATCTATTGAACACGCTGCACAGGCACTATGGAGAATCATCTTGTCCTTCACCAGCTGCGCTGCAATGGTGTGCTGGAAGGCATTCGCATCTGCAGGAAAGGATTTCCTAGCAGGATTCTGTATGGAGACTTCAAGCAGAGGTGAACTAAAGAAAGTGTTCAAGCATACCAGtgtacaataaaacatttacataatTATCTATGGaaaacttttgttgttttggcagaTACAGGATTCTAAATGCCAGTGCTGTTCCAGAGGGACAGTTCATGGATAACAAGAAGGCAGCAGAGAAACTTCTGGGATCCATAGATGTGGACCACACACAATACAAGTTTGGACACACAAAGGTTCTGTATGTTTGGGTGCTGGAGTTAAAATTACTTTCACTATGCTCTATCTGGCTACAAATGTATAATGTTTGTCTGGTCTGTTTTGATCATTTAATCAAACAGCAACCATAACCCCAACCATAAACATATTCAATACTTTAGTCATTAATCAGTAATAAATGAGTCATAAATGTGATTTGTACAGTTAAGTACTTATACACAAGAATCTACGATTATATACATTTTCCATCGTTAAGAGTGTTGATTTGGAAAGATACTTGAATGACAGTGATGTCACTTTCAGGTGTTCTTTAAAGCTGGCCTCCTCGGCGCTCTGGAAGAAATGAGGGATGAGCGGTTAGCTCAGGTTGTGAAGTCCACGCAGGCACTGTGTCGTGGGTTTCTGATTCGGCTGGAGTTTCAGAAAATGATGGCTAGGAAGTAATTATCCTCACAGTATCTTCACATTCTCAAGCAATTGATAAAATCTCCAATTATGGGGCCAACATGTTGTTGTTGACAGGGAGGCCATCTACACTATTCAGTACAACTTCCGTTCCTTCATGAACGTCAAACACTGGCCATGGATGAAGCTGTACTTTAAACTCAAGCCACTGCTCAAGAGTGCAGAAGCTGAGAAGGAAATGGCTCAGATGAAGGTGGACTTTACAAAGCTCAAAGAAGATTTAGCCAAGTCAGAAAACAGACGGCGGGAGATTGAAGAGAAAATGGTCTGTGTTGTTCAAGAACGAAATGAtcttcttctccaagtccaggCAGTAAGTCTTCATGAGTAACTTGTGCCCATGGTTGGCCATCAAGCTGTCGCctactttttcttctgtttcaGATAATATTACTTAAATAACATCTAGGAGGaaagcagcacagtggagcaagtggttagcacatccaccaCGCAGTGCGAAAGTTGGGGGTCCGAATCACAGGGTTCCTTCCCCTAACCGTGCACACATTCTTATCACCCATCCGTCAGTATTAAGGAAGTCGCATAACTATAACTTAATTGTGTAAGAATCTACTGAAAACAATATATGATCATATActctattttttccatttgagcGTGAACCTTGAGGGTAAAAGTCAGAACATTTTACACACGTTCCTTGTCTTTTTCAAACATGTCAGGAGTCGGACAACCTGCTGGATGCTGTGGAACGCTGTGAGGGACTCATCAAGAGCAAGATCCAACTGGAGGCCAAGCTAAATGAAATGACAGAGAGGcttgaggatgaggaggaactGAACGCCGAGCTGACAGCAAAGAAGCGAAAGCTTGAAGATGAGTGTTCAGAGCTGAAGAGGGACATCGATGACCTAGAACTTACATTAGCCAAAATTGAAAAGGAGAAACATGCAGTAGAAAACAAAGTGAGTGGACGCAAGTATGGTGGCTCTCATCTTAGCATTGAATGTCACTTCTCACTATCCGTTAAAGGTGAAAAACTTGACGGACGAGATCTTGACTCAAGATGATACCATAACTAAACTATCCAAAGAGAAGAAAGCCCTGCAAGAATCCCATCAGCAGACACTGGATGACCTGCAAGCAGAGGAGGACAAGGTCAACATCCTCACCAAGGCCAAAACCAAGTTAGAGCAGCAGGTTGACGAGGTGAGACACTGCTCAGTCACAAAAACATTGATagtgtagcgcctctctagcataaaatacttcgacgaggtagccacctgagttcttttcttactcgAAAGtgcgaaactaataaattaactcaacgttaattactctaaatgtctattacaattttactctttacttgtgcatttaattctctatcaaaagtctctgaaataatatttcccctcatgagttaatattatcctaatttaaataatcaagctaccaaataaactcaccactattttaactgtcttgcagatagacAAATGATAAACATGGTTATGTACCAAAAAGTGTGAagatttaataacaaaataaaggatggaaaaatcaaacgTGTATatacaacagtcaaataaacaaagtcaatttaacaggtacacaatgcacatgTGCttagggcccaaacaaatataattatAGCCAGCAAGCAAATGAAATTTAAACCtcaatgtcactgcggtgcttcccaagccaggagtgaagaaaggtgaaggtggtttttcctctgtccggcgtCCTCACAGTCGTcgtccctttttcttctttgaagtccaaacacagcctcgctaGCCGCATTAGCTCGACACTagcgcccttgtcctctccttcgtggtccaacacacaggccttgctagctagcgttagctggttgctagcgcccaagccaagtcccatgcatgcacttagcccctgtggtagcggctaattCCACCACGTTATGGCgggatttgagtagtccactcaaacaacacactatcccagttgaactttcaacagtccttgtcgaacacgtcgatcaacttttgataaatgtccaccgttcattttctttgtcctttcgttgCCCTCCAACAACCACTCATACCTTGCACTCCGTCTagccttttttcttcttctctctttttCCCACGTCTcgtcaacacgtcacttcctgtccttcttaaacaatggttacaacaataaaatgacaaacaaaaatatttctttttcacaaatgaatcaaacacatttaaatacaaatccctccaaaagaaaataaagtcagcacacacattttaacagatattccaccacattgcataaagaaaacctataacctaattactactctattatactgaaactttacctgtaccaacttttaactgGGTTATAATAGCAATTGACATTGTACGTTTTTGTTGAAACCACTATTAATGTTGTAGTTGGAGGGTTGGCTGGAGCAGGAGAAAAAGATCCGGATGGACCAGGAGAGAGCCAAGAGGAAGTTAGAGGGTGATCTCAAACTTTCCCTTGAGTCTATTATGGATCTGGAAAATGAGAAGCAGCAGCTGGATGAGAAGCTAAAAAAGTATGCTAACAGAACATTAAAATACGATAACCTGTAAAGGTTGTAgtatattttaattataaaataccactcaaaagtaaaatatttgtaaaattttATGAATAGTGTATTTCTAAAGAATGATGCCTGTGAACTGAATCTAGTgtatttgaaattgaattacTGTCATGCTGATGTATTCATCTGCTTTTCCTCTCACAGAAAAGACTTTGAGGCTTCACAGCTCCAGACAAAGGTTGAGGATGAACAAGCTCGAGGTTCACAGctgcagaaaaaaatcaaagagatCCAGGTGACAAGATATGGTCCAATGACATGATTGGGCCACCTTAACTTTACATCACTTCGGTTTATGAGCTTCCATTCATGCAAGCTCTCATTTGCAGGCCCGATCTGAAGAGCTGGAGGAGGAAGTAGAGGCTGAGCGTGCTGCTCGAGCCAAAGTGGAGAAGCAAAGGTCAGATATGTCCCGAGAACTGGAGGATGTCACTGAAAGGCTGGAGGAGGCTGGAGCGTCCACTGCCACTCAAGTAGAGGCCAACAAGAAGCAGGAGGTTGAGTTCCTCAGGCTGCGCAGGGAGCTGGAGGAGCGGTCGCTCCAGCACGAGGCCACGTCTGCCGCCCTGCGTAAAAAGCATGCCGACAGTGTGGCCGAGCTCGGGGAGCAACTGGATAACATCCAGAGGGTCCGGCAAAAGCTGGACAAGGAGAAGAGTGAGCTAAAACTGGAGCTGGATGACCTGTCCAGCAATCTGGAGAGTGTTGCCAAAGCCAAGGTGAGGGTGAAGCCTCATCAAAAGCAGTGAAATTGCTGTAGTGTTTCTAAAAGGATTTATCTTTTTCTGAGAAGATTAACTTCGAGAAAATGTGCCGGTCGCTTGAAGATCAACTAAGTGAGGAAAAAGCCAAAGAGGAGGAGCAGCAGAGGGTCCTGAATGATGTGTCCAGCCAAAACACTCGACTCCAGACAGAAAACGGTAATCAAGACGTGAGAATGTCTGCCTCACACCACATGTGTGCTTGTTTGGTATGTTGAAATTAATCATATGATCAATATATCAGCAATGGCCATGAATGAGTTTGCattaatacagtggtaccttaatCAATATATAATGAAATGACAATGCTTGTTGATTTTTGGTTCATGGCACAAAAATTCTTGTGCTCTGTCTATGGTGGATGTCAATGCGAGTCTCATACAGAACATTAAAAGGAGGTTTGCATAGCCAGCACAGCCAAGAATTCTCGATTTGTTAACAATCTTGactaatttaaaaacaacaaacggaagaaaaaaaactggcttTGAGAACCTTTATAGGCAAGGATGAGAAACAAAACCATGGTAATATCGAAAATTTATGTGGCTCAGTTGTTGAAATGTCAATCATAATCGACTCAAATGATGGGACCTCTTTAGCTTCACAACTTTACTACTCCATTGTACTTTTTGATTGTGTTCTGCAGTTGAAATGGCTCGCCAGCTGGAGGAGAAAACAGCACTCCTGTCTCAGCTCACTCGGGGAAAGCAAGGCTTCCTCCAGCAGATTGAGGAGCTGAAAAGACTAAATGAGGAGGAAGTTAAGGTGAGCATGGATAATTAGAGGTCCACCACAGAAACAACGTGATATATGCTGACCATCATTTGTCTGAAGGCCAAGAACGCCCTAGCCCATGCCTTGCAGTCCACGCAACATGATTGTGAGCTACTTCGGGAGCAGTACGAGGAAGAGCAGGAGGCCAAGGCCGAACTACATCGCTGTCTCTCAAAGGCCAATAGCGATGTGGCCCAGTGGAGAAACAAATACGAGACAGATGCCATTCAGCGCAATGAGGAGCTGGAGGAAGCCAAGTGAGAAACACAAAATCACTTGCAGTGGGGAGGCTCGTCAAGGCCTTCTCTGCTGGTCTAACCACCATCAGAAGCACTGACCTACGTTATATTACAGTAAAAATTTGTTGGGACTGAGCCTAGCTGTGAATAACGAAAATCAGTGAGGAATTGATGCCAACTCATAAAAACATATTGTAACACATCATCCTCGTACCTTATTCTCCAGGCAGGCCTAGTACATTTTGACCTCATCTAAAGTCAATGGTTTTTGTGGCATTTGAGGGCATTAGCTCACGGCAGGTTCCACAGAAAAAAAGGGAACAGGCAAATTTCTAAACCGTGAATAGGCCGGGATTCACGGCACAACTTTTTTCTGACAGGAAGAAGTTGGCGCTGCGTCTGCaggaagcagaagaagctgTGGAGGCTGTCAACTGCAAGTGTTCATCTCTGGAGAAGACAAAACAACGACTTCAAGGAGAAGTGGAAGACCTAATGATGGACATGGAGAGGTCAAATGCTGCCGCTGCCACCTTGGACAAGAAACAGAGGAACTTTGATAAGGTTTTTCTTCCTATGCCTTTCTTAACACCTTATGAAGATTCACACCATAAAGTCACACTATTTCTTCCTGCAGGTTTTAGCTGAGTGGAAGCAGAAGTATGAGGAAGGTCAGACAGAATTGGAGTCGACTCTCAAAGAAGTGCGCTCTTTGGGCACTGAGAACTTTAAGATGAAGAATGCCTTTGAAGAATGTCTGGAACAACTGGAGACACTCAAACGAGAAAATAAGAACCTTCAACGTATGTCTCTATAGATTCTCTGTGCTCCTGGTCATGGTCATGTTGAATCGAAGCAACTAGACTCTTCTTGTTGGTTGAAAACATTGAACCTTTAATCCATTAGACCATCTTTTTGAAGACATGTCAGGTCTTTGTTGCTCAAATTCTGTACAGAGATGATAGCCAGTTTGAAAGTGGTGTGAAAGAAACCGTCCATGTCAAACTGGAAAGAGCCTCTCTTAACAGAGAAGGAAGTTTATGCTGTTTTGACTAAATCTTTTTCTGTAAGTGATTGTTCATTACacagattatttatttattaatttatttatttatttgggttatacagtgaagaaaatgagtatttgaacaccctgcactatattccaagttctcccacttggaaataatggaggggtctgaaatttacatCGTAGGtacacgtccactgtgagagagacaatcaaaaaagaaaaatccagaaatcacaatgtatgacttttttttgtgtgataaagctgcaaataagtatttgaacacctgaacaaaccaaagttaatatttggtacagtagcctttgtttgcaattacaaaggtcaaatgtttcctgtagttgttcaccaggtttgcacacactgcaggaaggattttggcccactcctccacacagatcttctcttgatcagacaggtttctgggctgtcgctgaaaaacatggagtttcagctccctccagagattttctatttggtttaggtctggagactggctagcctatgccagaaccttgatatgcttcttacagtttacggctccttggttttcctggctgtgtgcttcgggtcattgtcatgttgaacgacccagccacgacccatcttcaatgctctgactgagggaaagaggttgttccccaaaatctcaaaatacatggcctggtcatcctctccttaatacagtgcaggtgtcctgtcccatgtgcagaaaaacacccacaaaccatgatgcttcacagtagggatggtgttcttgggatggaactcatcattcgtcctcctccaaacacggttagttgaattgtgaccaaaaaagttcaattttggtctcatctgaccataaaacattctcccatgactcctctgtatcatccaaatggtcatttgcaaacttaagacaggccttgacttgtgctggtttaagcaggggaaccttccgtgccatggatgatttcaaaccatgacgtctttgtgttttaccaacagtcaccttggaaatggtggtcccatctcttttcaggtcattgaccaagtcctgtcgtatagtcttgggctgattactcacatttctaaggatcattgagacctcacgaggtgatatcttgcatgggcctccactccgattgagattgaccgtcatgtttagcttctttcattttgtaatgattgctccaacagtggatcttttttcaccaagctggttggcaatttctccgtagccctttccaatcATGTGGAGTTttgttgtctctggtgtctttggacagctctttagtctgggccatgttataagtttgagtcttactgattgtgtcgggtggacaggtgtctaacgacctcacacaggtgcatctgattcaggataatacatggagtggaggtggacttttaaaggtggtctaacagatctttgaatgtcagaattcttgcttatagacaggtgtacaaacacttatttaaaaaatcatacattatgctttctggatttttctttttagataatctcactcacagtgaacatgtacctatgatgaaaatttcagacccgtccatgatttccaagtgggagaacatgcaatataagcagggtgttcaaatactgtgcACAGTTCAAAATTATTGTTTAATGTTTTTCACAGTCTAAAACACCCAGAAAAGTACAGCGACTctaaatttatatataaaaggttgaaaatattttacatttcgtCCAAAGTTACCATACTGGTCCGCTTGAGGGTGACACTGTTGACATAGTCATCATGGGCAAATCAAGGTTGCTGTTATGAGCTGTGAGGAATTAGTGTTCTACCTATTTGGAAAGCTCATGCCGTAGAAGAAAGACTCGAGAAAAAActgttactgtaccaaaaatagcatgttccaGACTTCGAGTTAAAACTGAAACAATGCCGCTACCTCTCTGCGCAGTGTTCGATGCAAAATAGACAATAAACAGATTCATCATCAGAATTGCCTCCTTATCACATACATGTCCTGAAAATGTGCCATATTCTACAGAGGGACAGGAGGGAATGTTATGGTTGGATCTATTCACATTGTTTATGGGTGACACTTTGTTCAGTCCCAACGGTTTGTTTTATCCGATATCCTTTATATTGGGCTCCGTTCTATTGCGGTTTCATTTTATGTCTTTTATTCTGCcagattttgttcaaaaacttgTTAAAGTCAATAGCTGAAGCAAGGCCAATGTTCTTATTACAGAGGAGATTATGGATCTCACAGAGCAGGTGggagaaatgggaaaaaacgTCCATGAGCTAGAGAAGTCCAAGAAACAAGCTGAACAGGAAAAGTTGGAGGCCCAaacatctttggaggaagctgaggtGAATAGAGTAATGAGAGCAAGatgcaaaactccacatttTAATCCACCTCTGTTCCTTGTGACCACTCTTGTGTCTCCATGCAGGCCTCCCTGGAACATGAGGAGTCCAAGATTTTGCGAGTCCAGCTGGAGCTCACCCAGGTGAAGAGTGAAGTGGACAAGAAGATAGCTGAAAAGGACGAAGAGCTTGATCAGATGAAGCGAAACAGCCAAAGGATAATTGACTCGATTCAAAACAACTTGGATGCCGAGGTGAGGAGCAGAAACGACGCTCTGagagttaaaaagaaaatggagggagacCTCAATGAGATGGAGATCCAACTGAGCCACGCCAATAGGCAGGCATCCGAGGCTCAGAAACAGCTGAGGAATGTGCAAGTTCAGTTGAAGGTGGGTGCTGTctgcaaaatatgaataaaacaacaaatcatAACAATCAGTGTGAGTTTTGCATCCTCGCTCAGGATGTCCAAATTCAGATGGACGATATCCTGAGGAACAATGAAGACATGAAGGAGCAGGTCACTATGGCTGAGCGCAGGAGCAACCTGGTGCAGGCGGAAATGGAGGAAGTCCGAGTTGCCCTGGAACAAACAGAGAGGAGCCGCAAGTTAGCTGAGCAGGAGCTGCTGGATGCCAGCGAAAGAGTTCAGCTGCTCCACTCGCAGGTTTGAACTTTCAAACATCAGCTGGATTCGGGCATCCAACACAACTTTCTGCCAAATTGTGATCTATTTTACAGAATACCAGTTTGCTTAACACCCGCAAAAAGTTGGAGGCAGACTTTTCTCAGATTCAAGGCGAGCTGGACGACAGCATCCAAACAGCCCGGAATGTTGAGGACAAGGCCAAGAAGGCCATCACTGATGTAAGTTGAATCTGCAACTTCAAATTTTCCCTTTGAAGGTAATGATGATGCAACATCATAGTATGGCCACATCATACAGGCCGCCATGATGGCAGAGGAGCTGAAGAAGGAGCAGGACACCTCCGCTCATCTggagaggatgaaaaaaaacctggacACCACCGTCAAGGACCTGCAGCAGCGTCTGGACGAGGCAGAGAGCCTAGCCATGAAGGGTGGGAAGAAGCAGCTCCAGAAACTTGAAACGAGGGTAAATGAAAGAAGGAAATGTGTTGAAACAGTCTGCGTAGGGTGTCATTAAGTTAAGTCATGGCAATCAGGAAAAAGATATAAATAGGGAACATTTGCATCTAAGATCTACAACTGAAGAAACCTTCTGGATTTAAGGTGAAGTGTTTCAAAAAAACAAGGAAGAGTTCAGTTGCTGACAGGCAAGCTTTGCTGACTTTATATAATTAGTTCCAGAGAAATGTTCTCATGACACCACTTGCATGCTTTAAGGTGCGAGAGCTGGAAAACGAGCTGGAAGCAGAGCAAAGACACAGCTCTGAGACTGTGAAAGGGGCACGCAAGATGGAACGCAAGATTAAGGAACTCACCTATCAGGTCAAGTGGAAAGAATACTACACAGTGAACCCACCACTAGGCGGGATGGTCGTCACCTAGTTTGCACATCCATCTCACAGTTCAGAGATTGTGGGTTAAAATAACAGCAACAGCccgctggtttcctcccaaattccaaacacAAAGCACAAGCGTgataggtttattgaagacaaaattgtccgtgggtgaatgtgagtgtgaatggttggtgaAGAATCTCTGTTTCACTCTTT contains these protein-coding regions:
- the LOC133514119 gene encoding myosin-2-like, which codes for MSTDSEMAIFGPAAQYLRKSELERTEAQARPFDSRTACFVCEEKEVYVKATIQDKVDGKVNAKTEDDRTLTVREDQVFPMNPPKFDKIEDMVMMTHLHEPAVLFNLKERYAAWMIYTYSGLFCVTVNPYKWLPVYNPEVVQAYRGKKRMEVPPHIFALSDNAYQFMLTDRENQSILITGESGAGKTVNTKRVIQYFATIAVSPDKKKDANSKMKVVDHLSGSQGTLEDQIIQANPLLEAFGNAKTVRNDNSSRFGKFIRIHFGTTGKLASADIETYLLEKSRVSFQLAAERSYHIFYQLTCNKKPELIDLLLITTNPYDFAFISQGEISVKSIDDTEELMATDEAFDILGFAPDEKMSIYKLTGAVMHYGNMKFKQKQREEQAEPDGTEEADKAAYLMGLNSADLLKNLCYPRVKVGNEYVTKGQNVQQVYNSIGALAKSVYEKMFLWMVQRINQQLDTKQPRQHFIGVLDIAGFEIFDFNSMEQLCINFTNEKLQQFFNHHMFVLEQEEYKKEGIDWEFIDFGMDLAACIELIEKPMGIFSILEEECMFPKSNDVSFKNKLYDQHLGKNSCFLKPKIAKGKPEAHFSLMHYAGMVDYNISGWLEKNKDPLNESVVQLYQKSSVKILAMLYVTFSGTDDAPAGGAKKVSKKKGASFQTVSALFRENLGKLMTNLRTTHPHFVRCLIPNETKTPGTMENHLVLHQLRCNGVLEGIRICRKGFPSRILYGDFKQRYRILNASAVPEGQFMDNKKAAEKLLGSIDVDHTQYKFGHTKVFFKAGLLGALEEMRDERLAQVVKSTQALCRGFLIRLEFQKMMARKEAIYTIQYNFRSFMNVKHWPWMKLYFKLKPLLKSAEAEKEMAQMKVDFTKLKEDLAKSENRRREIEEKMVCVVQERNDLLLQVQAESDNLLDAVERCEGLIKSKIQLEAKLNEMTERLEDEEELNAELTAKKRKLEDECSELKRDIDDLELTLAKIEKEKHAVENKVKNLTDEILTQDDTITKLSKEKKALQESHQQTLDDLQAEEDKVNILTKAKTKLEQQVDELEGWLEQEKKIRMDQERAKRKLEGDLKLSLESIMDLENEKQQLDEKLKKKDFEASQLQTKVEDEQARGSQLQKKIKEIQARSEELEEEVEAERAARAKVEKQRSDMSRELEDVTERLEEAGASTATQVEANKKQEVEFLRLRRELEERSLQHEATSAALRKKHADSVAELGEQLDNIQRVRQKLDKEKSELKLELDDLSSNLESVAKAKINFEKMCRSLEDQLSEEKAKEEEQQRVLNDVSSQNTRLQTENVEMARQLEEKTALLSQLTRGKQGFLQQIEELKRLNEEEVKAKNALAHALQSTQHDCELLREQYEEEQEAKAELHRCLSKANSDVAQWRNKYETDAIQRNEELEEAKKKLALRLQEAEEAVEAVNCKCSSLEKTKQRLQGEVEDLMMDMERSNAAAATLDKKQRNFDKVLAEWKQKYEEGQTELESTLKEVRSLGTENFKMKNAFEECLEQLETLKRENKNLQQEIMDLTEQVGEMGKNVHELEKSKKQAEQEKLEAQTSLEEAEASLEHEESKILRVQLELTQVKSEVDKKIAEKDEELDQMKRNSQRIIDSIQNNLDAEVRSRNDALRVKKKMEGDLNEMEIQLSHANRQASEAQKQLRNVQVQLKDVQIQMDDILRNNEDMKEQVTMAERRSNLVQAEMEEVRVALEQTERSRKLAEQELLDASERVQLLHSQNTSLLNTRKKLEADFSQIQGELDDSIQTARNVEDKAKKAITDAAMMAEELKKEQDTSAHLERMKKNLDTTVKDLQQRLDEAESLAMKGGKKQLQKLETRVRELENELEAEQRHSSETVKGARKMERKIKELTYQSEEEKKTSMRLQELVDKLQLKVKVYKRQAEEAEEQANGHMTKLRKLQHNLEEAEERADIAESQINKMKVKSRDMATKGKDSGE